One window from the genome of Thermaerobacter marianensis DSM 12885 encodes:
- a CDS encoding acylphosphatase yields MTVYGHVQGVGYRAFARSRALALGLRGFARNNPDGTVTVVAEGDTEGLERLVEFLRQGPPASRVTGLEVRWDAARGLPAGFGIE; encoded by the coding sequence GTGACGGTCTACGGTCACGTGCAGGGCGTCGGTTACCGCGCCTTCGCCCGCAGCCGCGCCCTGGCGCTGGGGCTCAGGGGATTCGCGCGCAACAATCCCGACGGCACGGTCACCGTGGTGGCCGAGGGGGACACCGAAGGGCTCGAGCGGCTGGTCGAATTCCTCCGGCAGGGGCCGCCGGCAAGCCGGGTGACGGGGCTTGAAGTGCGCTGGGATGCCGCCCGCGGACTGCCGGCCGGATTCGGCATCGAGTGA
- a CDS encoding nitrilase/cyanide hydratase and apolipoprotein N-acyltransferase, whose product MRSLRVAAVPMRIEPVPHLEAARERLLAAVLEGYRLLADPALPAAVLPGRPTEGGAGSPAAAVARDPSRGEVPPATPSPVHPLEPARPAGEAGEGADAAAPGGRTSHPAGGHAGRHVGRRADPSSRRPDPASAPDPGRRRAGVPPTAVAPSGRGRRKPPWPVARRAAGLVVLPALAGLLPLSALAGEPPRWDGRLVSLARRYGGAAAEAWEEWAAGAARTLGIYLCAGTVVLPRDGGIEHVALCFGPDGRLLARQPQLHRLPGDAAVELVPGDEWHPFTVEGWPAALVVGGDGWVPEVGRWTSLEGVRLILHPAHRLDPVSPWDVVAGPWQVVQQTQIYWVHAAPGGEVGGKNLAPRAAVFAPCEITPGGRGWLVREDGGLPAAALLERPALESIRQAYPLDRYLNPGLYLRELLPAYRAVATAPPEPVPAPPVALPEPAEAAAAANPRRRWRRRGTKGSVGSGGTGTAGTAGTAGAAGAAGAAGAAEPD is encoded by the coding sequence ATGCGGTCCCTGCGGGTAGCCGCCGTACCCATGCGGATCGAGCCGGTGCCGCACCTGGAGGCGGCCCGGGAGAGGCTGCTGGCCGCCGTGCTGGAAGGCTACCGGCTGCTGGCGGATCCCGCGTTGCCCGCAGCGGTCCTCCCGGGACGGCCCACGGAAGGCGGGGCCGGCTCCCCGGCGGCGGCCGTTGCCCGCGACCCGTCGCGCGGAGAGGTTCCCCCGGCCACCCCGTCGCCGGTGCACCCGCTGGAGCCCGCCCGGCCTGCGGGGGAAGCGGGGGAGGGCGCCGATGCTGCCGCCCCGGGAGGGCGAACGTCCCATCCTGCCGGCGGGCATGCCGGCCGGCACGTCGGGCGCCGGGCGGACCCTTCTTCCCGCCGGCCGGATCCTGCTTCCGCCCCGGACCCCGGCAGGCGGCGGGCCGGGGTGCCGCCCACTGCAGTCGCCCCGAGCGGTCGGGGCCGCCGGAAGCCGCCGTGGCCGGTGGCCCGACGGGCCGCCGGGCTGGTGGTGCTCCCTGCCCTGGCCGGTCTGTTGCCGCTGTCGGCGCTGGCCGGCGAGCCGCCCCGGTGGGACGGCCGGCTGGTGTCGCTGGCCCGGCGTTACGGCGGGGCGGCGGCGGAAGCATGGGAGGAATGGGCCGCCGGCGCCGCGCGGACCCTGGGGATCTACCTGTGTGCGGGAACGGTGGTCCTGCCGCGGGACGGCGGCATCGAGCACGTGGCGCTCTGCTTCGGGCCCGACGGCCGGCTGCTGGCCCGCCAGCCCCAGCTCCACCGCCTGCCCGGCGACGCCGCCGTGGAGCTCGTCCCCGGCGACGAGTGGCATCCCTTCACCGTGGAAGGCTGGCCGGCCGCCCTGGTGGTGGGCGGGGACGGCTGGGTGCCCGAGGTGGGCCGGTGGACGAGCTTGGAGGGTGTGCGTCTGATCCTCCACCCGGCCCACCGGCTGGATCCGGTGTCGCCCTGGGACGTGGTCGCGGGTCCCTGGCAGGTCGTCCAGCAGACCCAGATCTACTGGGTCCACGCCGCGCCCGGCGGCGAGGTGGGCGGGAAGAACCTGGCCCCCAGGGCGGCCGTCTTTGCCCCTTGCGAGATCACCCCCGGCGGGCGGGGCTGGCTGGTCCGCGAAGACGGCGGCCTCCCTGCTGCCGCCTTGCTGGAGCGGCCGGCCCTTGAGTCCATCCGGCAGGCGTATCCCCTGGACCGTTACCTCAACCCGGGCCTGTACCTGCGAGAACTTCTTCCGGCCTACCGGGCCGTGGCCACCGCCCCGCCGGAGCCCGTTCCGGCCCCGCCGGTTGCCCTGCCCGAACCGGCGGAGGCGGCCGCGGCCGCAAACCCCCGGCGCCGCTGGCGCCGCCGGGGGACCAAGGGATCGGTAGGTTCCGGCGGGACCGGTACCGCCGGTACGGCCGGTACCGCCGGTGCCGCTGGCGCCGCCGGTGCCGCCGGCGCCGCCGAGCCGGACTGA
- a CDS encoding DUF6504 family protein, producing the protein MALVGKPVAVETDARGRPVRFFWHRWHRVAGIVDEWREAGAWWDGEGERQVVRVLTEGGGVFELERVAGSSQWVLYKVYD; encoded by the coding sequence ATGGCGCTGGTCGGCAAGCCGGTGGCGGTCGAAACGGATGCCCGTGGCCGGCCCGTCCGGTTCTTCTGGCACCGCTGGCACCGGGTGGCCGGCATCGTCGACGAGTGGCGGGAAGCGGGGGCGTGGTGGGATGGGGAGGGGGAGCGGCAAGTGGTGCGGGTGCTGACGGAAGGGGGCGGGGTGTTCGAGCTGGAGCGGGTGGCGGGCAGTTCCCAGTGGGTGCTTTACAAGGTGTACGACTGA
- the dnaE gene encoding DNA polymerase III subunit alpha has translation MFVHLHCHSAYSFLDGASPVQALVERAAGLGMPALALTDHDNVAGAVEFDRAARAAGIKPIQGVELTLLLDEPAGSSGGGTSERPLTAPRGGELATAHLVLLATGPAGYARLCRLLTRAHLEQPRGRPALPWSVLLEEVAPGGEPLPGHGLIALSGCRRGPVLQALLQGDRATALERARRLRDTFGREHFFLELQGGWLPGNRALNRTLADLAEHLGVGVVATNDVHYATRDRFAVHDLLACVRLGIPVDEPHPQRHLNAENDLKSPRAMAQMFAGYPQALKATLAIAERCQPVLPAGAVPRPAFPLPPGIRAEAYLREQVERGALWRYGRITPRIRQRLEHELRIIEKLQLADYFLLVWDVARYARQQGIRCAGRGSAADSAVAYCLGITDVDAIERGLLFERFLSLERAEQPDIDIDFDARYRDQVADYVEQRYGPEHVATVCTYQTYHARGALRDFGKALGFPTAVIDRIAKRVPYALSRHLGRALEEVPELRDLDLPRERFRRLVDLCEAAAGLPRHMGTHLGGLVISRRPLVELSPLQRSAKGRRILQFDKRGVEELGLVKLDLLPLRTLGAVEEAVRVIRRRDPAFDYDRIPLDDRATYELLRTGETVGAFQLESPAQRALQPRLKPENLEDVVASVAIIRPGPIKGDMVEPFLARRRGREPVTYLHPKLEPILRKTWGVVLFQEQVIEIATAIAGFTPGEADRLRRVMTHARSPEDMEDIGRHFLRRAREQGVDEAVAQAIFRMIQGYASYGFCEAHAAAFGVTAYKTAYLLAHYPAEWYAALLSLQPMGYYPPNTLCVEAARRGIRILPLDINASQVGFAATPGAIRIGLRAVKGLGEEPAAAIVAERERGGPFRHFMDFLLRMAGSSAGGGDWGEAADTTSGEAAGRPAGGGPGTKPDGEPSAPSGAPAAQAGGKTGRPDGRGHRRGSGSPRGPVLDRDQVAALIRAGAFDGLHPNRRALLWGLDEALAAARSAAGGELAGALAAAWSPPAVDDFPELEKWAMEREVLGIDVHRRHLLAMLREVLDARGYRSAAAIRRLPAGASVRAAGIPVRPHRPPTRSGRIIVFLTLEDETGLVDVTVFEEVYQRYGRWIFTDPPVPLVVEGVLQDRDGARALLARRVIPLAAALVEGGGHPPAPPRDGDRRPPAYPRQGDLRPPAHLRDGDQRPPAHPPEGGRRLAGESRAVAPSRPARSRLAAGVPLSATGREAVPPTAQRPEPATPPVAEPGTARALDVRHTRKGEPVLPGKGVHRWSG, from the coding sequence ATGTTCGTCCACCTGCATTGCCATTCCGCCTATTCCTTTCTCGACGGGGCCAGCCCCGTCCAGGCGCTGGTGGAGCGGGCTGCCGGCCTGGGCATGCCCGCCCTGGCCCTGACGGACCACGACAACGTGGCGGGGGCCGTGGAATTCGACCGCGCGGCCCGGGCGGCGGGCATCAAGCCCATCCAGGGAGTGGAGCTCACCCTGCTCCTGGACGAACCGGCGGGTTCCTCCGGTGGGGGCACCTCCGAGCGCCCGTTGACGGCGCCCCGCGGCGGGGAGCTGGCCACCGCCCACCTGGTCCTGCTGGCCACGGGCCCGGCGGGATACGCCCGCCTGTGCCGGCTGCTGACCCGGGCCCACCTGGAACAACCCCGGGGCAGGCCGGCCCTGCCCTGGTCCGTGCTGCTGGAAGAAGTGGCACCGGGCGGGGAGCCCCTCCCCGGCCACGGGCTGATCGCCCTCTCCGGTTGCCGCCGGGGCCCCGTGCTGCAGGCCCTGCTACAAGGTGACCGCGCCACGGCCCTGGAGCGGGCCCGCCGGCTGCGGGACACCTTCGGCCGGGAGCACTTCTTCCTGGAGCTCCAAGGCGGGTGGCTGCCCGGCAATCGCGCCCTCAACCGCACCCTGGCGGACCTGGCGGAACACCTGGGGGTCGGCGTGGTGGCCACCAACGACGTCCACTACGCCACCCGCGACCGCTTTGCCGTCCACGACCTGCTGGCCTGCGTCCGCCTGGGCATCCCGGTGGACGAACCCCATCCCCAGCGGCACCTGAACGCCGAGAACGACCTCAAGTCGCCCCGGGCCATGGCGCAGATGTTTGCCGGCTACCCCCAGGCCCTCAAGGCCACCCTGGCCATCGCCGAGCGCTGCCAGCCGGTGCTGCCGGCGGGCGCCGTGCCCCGGCCGGCCTTCCCCTTGCCGCCCGGCATCCGCGCCGAGGCTTACCTGCGGGAGCAGGTTGAGCGGGGGGCCCTGTGGCGCTACGGCCGCATCACTCCCCGCATCCGGCAGCGGCTGGAACACGAGCTCCGTATCATTGAGAAGCTCCAGCTGGCCGACTACTTCCTGCTGGTCTGGGACGTGGCCCGCTACGCCCGCCAGCAGGGGATCCGCTGCGCCGGCCGTGGGTCGGCGGCCGACTCGGCGGTGGCCTACTGCCTGGGCATCACCGACGTGGACGCCATCGAGCGGGGCCTGCTCTTCGAGCGCTTCCTCAGCCTGGAGCGGGCGGAGCAGCCGGACATCGACATCGACTTCGACGCCCGCTACCGCGACCAGGTGGCCGACTACGTCGAGCAGCGCTACGGCCCGGAGCACGTGGCCACCGTCTGCACCTACCAGACCTACCACGCCCGCGGCGCCTTGCGGGACTTCGGCAAGGCGCTGGGATTCCCCACGGCGGTCATCGACCGCATCGCCAAGCGGGTGCCGTACGCCCTGTCCCGGCACCTGGGCCGCGCCTTGGAGGAGGTCCCCGAACTGCGCGACCTGGACCTGCCCCGGGAGCGGTTCCGCCGGCTGGTGGACCTCTGCGAGGCGGCGGCGGGGCTGCCGCGGCACATGGGCACCCACCTGGGCGGCCTGGTGATCAGCCGCCGGCCGCTGGTGGAGCTGTCGCCGCTGCAGCGGTCCGCCAAGGGGCGCCGGATCCTCCAGTTCGACAAGCGGGGCGTGGAGGAACTGGGTCTGGTCAAGCTGGACCTCCTGCCCCTGCGCACCCTGGGGGCGGTGGAGGAGGCGGTGCGGGTCATCCGCCGCCGCGACCCTGCCTTCGACTACGACCGCATCCCCCTCGACGACCGGGCCACCTACGAGCTGCTCCGCACCGGCGAGACGGTGGGGGCCTTCCAGCTGGAATCGCCCGCCCAGCGGGCCCTGCAGCCGCGGCTCAAGCCCGAGAACCTGGAAGACGTGGTGGCCAGCGTGGCCATCATCCGGCCGGGGCCCATCAAGGGGGACATGGTGGAACCCTTCCTGGCCCGGCGGCGGGGCCGGGAACCCGTTACCTACCTGCATCCCAAGCTGGAGCCCATCCTGCGCAAGACCTGGGGCGTGGTGCTCTTCCAGGAGCAGGTGATCGAGATCGCCACCGCCATCGCCGGCTTCACGCCGGGGGAGGCCGACCGCCTGCGCCGGGTGATGACCCACGCCCGCTCGCCGGAGGACATGGAGGACATCGGCCGGCATTTCCTGCGCCGCGCCCGGGAACAAGGCGTGGACGAGGCGGTGGCCCAGGCCATCTTCCGCATGATCCAGGGCTACGCCAGCTACGGCTTCTGCGAGGCCCACGCCGCCGCCTTCGGTGTCACCGCCTACAAGACGGCCTACCTGCTCGCCCACTACCCGGCCGAGTGGTATGCCGCCCTGCTCAGCCTCCAGCCCATGGGCTACTACCCGCCCAACACCCTGTGCGTCGAGGCGGCGCGGCGGGGCATCCGCATCCTGCCTCTGGACATCAACGCCAGCCAGGTGGGCTTTGCCGCCACCCCCGGGGCCATCCGCATCGGGCTGCGGGCGGTCAAGGGGCTGGGGGAGGAACCGGCCGCCGCCATCGTGGCGGAGCGGGAGCGGGGCGGCCCTTTCCGCCACTTCATGGACTTCCTGCTGCGGATGGCAGGGAGCAGCGCGGGCGGCGGAGACTGGGGCGAGGCAGCGGATACGACATCCGGCGAAGCGGCGGGCAGGCCGGCGGGCGGAGGGCCCGGCACCAAGCCGGATGGGGAGCCGAGCGCACCCAGCGGGGCGCCTGCCGCGCAGGCCGGCGGCAAGACGGGCCGGCCAGACGGCAGGGGGCACCGGCGGGGGAGCGGGTCGCCCCGCGGGCCGGTCCTCGACCGGGACCAGGTGGCCGCCCTGATCCGGGCTGGAGCCTTCGACGGCCTGCACCCCAACCGCCGCGCCCTGCTGTGGGGGCTCGACGAGGCCCTGGCGGCCGCCCGGAGTGCCGCCGGGGGCGAGCTGGCCGGGGCCCTGGCCGCGGCCTGGTCGCCGCCCGCGGTGGACGACTTCCCCGAGCTCGAGAAGTGGGCCATGGAACGGGAGGTGTTGGGGATCGACGTCCACCGCCGGCACCTGCTGGCCATGTTGCGGGAGGTCCTGGATGCCCGGGGCTACCGGTCCGCCGCCGCCATCCGCCGCCTGCCGGCGGGCGCCTCCGTGCGGGCGGCGGGGATCCCTGTCCGGCCCCACCGCCCGCCCACCCGCAGCGGCCGCATCATCGTGTTCCTGACCCTGGAAGACGAGACCGGCCTGGTGGACGTGACCGTCTTCGAGGAGGTATATCAGCGTTACGGGCGGTGGATCTTCACCGACCCGCCGGTGCCCCTCGTGGTAGAGGGGGTCTTGCAGGACCGGGACGGCGCCCGGGCGCTTTTAGCCCGCCGGGTGATCCCCCTGGCGGCGGCGCTGGTGGAAGGCGGTGGGCACCCGCCGGCGCCACCGCGGGATGGCGACCGCCGTCCACCGGCGTACCCGCGGCAAGGCGACCTCCGCCCGCCGGCGCACCTGCGGGACGGCGACCAGCGCCCGCCGGCGCACCCGCCGGAGGGCGGTCGCAGGCTCGCCGGGGAATCCCGGGCGGTCGCCCCGTCCCGGCCTGCGCGATCCCGGCTCGCGGCAGGCGTTCCCCTGTCGGCCACCGGCCGGGAAGCGGTGCCGCCCACGGCCCAGCGACCGGAACCCGCCACGCCCCCGGTGGCGGAACCGGGAACGGCGCGGGCCCTGGATGTCCGCCATACCCGAAAGGGTGAGCCGGTCCTGCCGGGGAAGGGGGTGCACCGGTGGAGCGGCTGA
- a CDS encoding tRNA (cytidine(34)-2'-O)-methyltransferase: MFHVVLVAPEIAPNTGNVARTCAVTGARLHLVRPLGFRLSDRLLKRAGMDYWNHVEWHVHDTWDELLAALPEARFCYLEPDGSQRYTDVTFRPGDALVFGSESRGLPPEFLRQRPGPTLRVPMRPGLRSLNLASTVALVLYEAYRQHGFPGMT, from the coding sequence ATGTTTCACGTGGTCCTGGTGGCGCCCGAGATCGCACCCAACACGGGGAACGTCGCCCGTACCTGTGCCGTGACGGGGGCTCGCCTGCACCTGGTCCGGCCCCTGGGCTTCCGGCTGAGCGACCGCCTGCTCAAGCGGGCGGGAATGGACTACTGGAATCACGTGGAATGGCACGTGCACGACACCTGGGATGAACTGCTGGCGGCCCTGCCCGAGGCGCGGTTCTGCTACCTGGAGCCCGACGGCAGCCAGCGGTACACCGACGTGACCTTCCGGCCCGGCGACGCCCTGGTATTCGGAAGCGAGTCCCGGGGCCTGCCGCCGGAGTTCCTCCGGCAGCGGCCCGGGCCCACCTTGCGGGTGCCCATGCGCCCGGGCCTCCGCTCGCTGAACCTGGCCAGCACCGTGGCCCTGGTGCTCTATGAGGCGTACCGGCAGCACGGGTTCCCGGGCATGACTTGA
- a CDS encoding thiol-disulfide oxidoreductase DCC family protein has product MERLTVYYDGWCPWCVRAARWCRRLDWLGRLDLQSFRPGAEEPAGTAPPLSRERAAQAEAELLARASPSGRWYAGFGAILAIAQRLPLLWPVVPVLAVLEGVAAGPALYRAIARRRPVILPIPGACPLPHRREREGWAGRPTGIPLPDAAATAGGEGDGRDRRGGGRPTGPRPG; this is encoded by the coding sequence GTGGAGCGGCTGACGGTCTACTACGACGGCTGGTGTCCCTGGTGCGTCCGGGCGGCCCGGTGGTGCCGGCGCTTGGACTGGCTGGGCCGGCTCGACTTGCAGTCCTTTCGCCCCGGAGCGGAAGAACCGGCCGGCACCGCCCCGCCCCTCAGCCGGGAGCGGGCGGCCCAAGCGGAAGCGGAGCTCCTGGCCCGGGCCAGCCCGTCGGGCCGGTGGTACGCGGGGTTTGGTGCGATCCTCGCCATCGCCCAGCGCCTGCCGCTGCTCTGGCCCGTGGTGCCGGTGCTGGCCGTCCTCGAGGGCGTCGCGGCGGGTCCCGCGCTGTACCGCGCCATCGCCCGCCGGCGGCCGGTGATCCTTCCCATCCCCGGAGCGTGCCCGTTACCGCACCGGCGGGAGCGCGAAGGGTGGGCCGGCCGCCCTACCGGCATCCCACTGCCGGACGCCGCCGCAACGGCCGGGGGCGAAGGCGACGGCCGGGACCGGAGGGGCGGTGGGCGGCCCACGGGTCCTAGACCCGGATAA
- a CDS encoding nitrilase-related carbon-nitrogen hydrolase, protein MPGPLWQALEQHAFRLILRWTTRGGPLRRAVAALGVRRSTNLHRLDPARVRVAAVQLELQTFQRPEDFVRWVAEPLARAVEGGAQLVAFPEDVGLALLGLLPGFDRLAAAPSPEAALAGLGDVSVADVFRFLGPAVARVHHTTFSALARAHGVFVHAGSVMLPRGRNLYNFGFLYGPDGRLVGRHAKTHLLPLEAEWGVCPGDALEVYDTVLGKIGIPVCMDATYFETFRLLALKGAEMVVVPIANPEPYNEWHARRGTWARVQETPVYGIVPALVGRLLGIELTGRAAVYAPLELTPGGDGVVAQARRWDRADLVEAELDLVRLREYRQRTGFPGFLRPDLYDRYLAPAYRRLRDEPARPAAAAARRTGAS, encoded by the coding sequence ATGCCCGGGCCCCTGTGGCAGGCCCTTGAACAACACGCGTTCCGGCTCATCCTGCGGTGGACCACGCGCGGCGGCCCGCTGCGCCGGGCCGTCGCCGCCCTGGGCGTCCGGCGCAGCACGAACCTGCACCGGCTCGACCCGGCCCGGGTGCGGGTGGCGGCCGTCCAGCTGGAACTGCAGACCTTCCAGCGGCCGGAAGACTTCGTGCGCTGGGTTGCCGAGCCCCTGGCGCGGGCGGTGGAGGGCGGCGCCCAGCTGGTGGCCTTTCCCGAGGACGTGGGCCTGGCGCTGCTGGGCCTGTTGCCCGGCTTCGACCGCCTGGCCGCGGCACCGTCGCCCGAGGCGGCCCTGGCCGGCTTGGGCGACGTATCCGTCGCCGACGTCTTCCGCTTCCTCGGGCCCGCGGTGGCCCGGGTCCATCACACCACGTTCTCCGCCCTGGCGCGGGCCCACGGCGTGTTCGTCCACGCGGGCAGCGTCATGCTGCCACGCGGCCGCAACCTGTACAACTTCGGTTTCCTCTACGGGCCTGACGGGCGTTTGGTGGGCCGCCACGCCAAGACCCACCTGCTGCCCCTGGAGGCCGAGTGGGGCGTCTGCCCGGGCGACGCCTTGGAGGTCTACGACACCGTCCTCGGCAAGATCGGCATCCCCGTCTGCATGGACGCCACCTATTTCGAGACCTTCCGGCTGCTGGCCCTGAAGGGGGCGGAGATGGTCGTGGTGCCCATCGCCAACCCCGAGCCCTACAACGAGTGGCACGCGCGCCGGGGCACCTGGGCACGGGTGCAGGAAACCCCCGTCTACGGCATCGTCCCCGCCCTGGTGGGCCGGCTGTTGGGGATCGAACTCACCGGCCGCGCCGCCGTGTACGCGCCCCTGGAGCTGACCCCCGGCGGCGACGGGGTGGTCGCCCAGGCCCGCCGCTGGGACCGGGCCGACCTGGTGGAAGCCGAACTGGACCTGGTCCGGCTGCGGGAGTACCGCCAGCGCACCGGCTTCCCGGGCTTTCTCCGTCCCGACCTCTACGACCGCTACCTCGCTCCCGCGTACCGTCGCCTGCGGGACGAACCGGCCCGCCCGGCTGCTGCTGCCGCCCGCCGCACCGGCGCCTCCTGA